AACTGATCTGAGTTTTCTACTATGATTCCCTTACATCAAAAGTGCAAATTTTGAAGACATCTTCTCTTTAATAAAGCTATACTATATTACTCTATGATTCTCAAAACTTAAAGGACAAATGGTGCTCAAACAAAGTTAAACCTAGGCTTAATTTTGGCCCAGAATTCAACTAATCACGGGTTAATTAATGCAAAATCAGCTTTACTTATATTATCTAATACTAATCCGCTCTATATCATACTTTTCTTGTAGGTTAATCCAAGAATGATACAATACAAACGTTGTACTCACTCTGTCCCAATtgatgtgatacactttccatTTTAGTCTgtcaaaaaagaatgatacatttacTCATTTAGCAACaattaaactttaaattttacattttatGCTTAACGAAATGATCTATGAacacacaaaattcaaaagttttccttcattTCTTAAACTACGTCTTTGAGTCAAactacatatcacatatattgagacggagggaataataacaacaaaatGTAACAAGGATAGAAACAGAGCAATTTCAAATTTACCTCGCTCTCCTCAACCTGTTTGTAGTACTTGTCCCAAAGAGCTTTATCCATTTTGCCGTTAGGATAATCTGGACAATAATCTTCCTCAGAATCGTAAGTATCAGGTATTATTGGACTGGATGTATCatcatcaaaatcatcatcttcatcaacaggGAAAATCGTGGTTTCAGCACTGGAACTTGTCTCTTCATTGATTTTAGGTTTCTTTTGCGGTGGGGACTCTACGTTTTGCGAACAACAATTCATCATGAAAGCGAGAAAGAAAACCCAACCCTACAGTTGGAAACTGGCAACGGAATTTCTAGTCTAGccctttaatatatatatatatatatatatatgatagtttttgcacgaattgtccttcaaacgcattgcaatttaatttttggcccctcctcatatttgtgtttttaatttttattttttgtcaaaacCATCCTTCGACACCAAGTGGACATATCAAAGGATGGCACGTGGCGAAGGCGACAGGTCAAATCCAATTCAACAAACGAGGGGTTACGGGAAAGCATACGAAGCTCCGGATAAGTAATTTGGTAACCCGCAGAAACTACAGGATTCAGAGGAGCGTACCAACTCACCGGTCAAACGTCATTCAATGCACAGCCGTAACAGAAGATCCCCAAGTTTCCTCCGGCCTTTATTAGCCTGACAAATGGTGTTTAGGGTTATATTTAAATGACAAAGTGAAGCCTACCTCAAAGATGAGGGATTTACTGAGTTTAGCATTGATTATGCACATTTCAAATTAATGGCAGAATCATGGCACAAAATGGATTCTGTGCACGACCTCTGGCTATTTCTGTCTGTTATTAAGGACGTAGGGTTAGAAACCATGAAAATTTACTTGTCCAAATAAAGgaataagaataaatatttatagcttttacttggtTTTCAGCGGCTGCATTGAAACACTGTTATGTGGTACGCACAAGCCAATAAATTTTTGGATGCTCATCTGATATAGATtgtgcaattttttttgaagGTTAACTGGTTAGATATCAAATTGGTTGCTCTAGGTGATATTTGTCTCTTGTTGGCTTCGTTGTACTTTGGTAGGGATTTGATATCGAAGATTTTCCTGGACGGTGTTGGATGACGACTGTCTCCGCCCTGCCATACTACTTGGATTGTCCAAAGAATGTGAACAAGTTGAAGGATTATGCTGGAAGGGCACTTAAGCTATACAATGATAGTAATGTATACTTTAAATGCTCTTCTAGTCTTGCCCAGTTTGTCCATTTTCTTCTactaacaaagaaattaaagttaTCTCTACTGATGTTTAGGGCACCAGCTATGAGGTTGATGAGATTTTGAAGGTGAATGGAGGTGGTTGTCGtgcttttattttctatattacCTTTTCTGTCAAAAATGGCATGGACAACATTTTTCAAGCAAAGGTGTCAGAAGATATAGGTTATCATTTGGAGTTTCCTATCGTCAGGCCAAAGCATAAGGTTGTTGGTAAAAGTTGCTGTCAGAACCGTTAGATAGTCGTTTGTGTTTCTTTTAATGTTCTTAGCGAGTTTGTGTTTCTTCTGATGTTTCCAATATGTTAATATATCAATGTTGAGTCTTGGTAGAACTATGTTTAGTTTATGTCATTCCCAAATGTGCACTTGTTTGTACAAGGAGAACCTTATGGCAGCTTTTATAAAGCTCGATTTTTATTTGACTGCATTTTGAAATTGACAGTATATCGAACATTTCCAAATGCTTTTCATGTAAGACTTATATTCATGTTTCTATTTAGCCTTCTGTGAAGTTAATATCGATGAAAAACGTGGCGGGGCGGGGTGCTGAAGGTAAGGTTTTCCCCACATAAGATTTAACTCGACTTGTGCGGCATTGCAACCTTTGCTGTCATGCTTAggttaacttttattttttcttttttcactttgtTATTTTGCTAATATTTAGATCGGTTAAATTGTGATTAGAGTATAAGAAAATGATTTTATGAAGATCTCGTGTTTTAAATTTTACCCATCTTCGAAGagaaatgtcatatatatgacAAAAGAacatttagagcctgtttggaaagccacctaggAATTGGATTTGTGTGTGATTGGGTATAGTTACACAATTTGGCACGTTTGTCCGGCcaagtaattacttggtcaGCATGGAATTGAGTGTCATTGGaggggtgtaattacactctccaattctcaagggggagGTGAGAATTGGTGGTAATTACACTGTGTAATTACAAGGTtacttttaatttctttccttttttgtttttattttaatttgttttctttataatttttttatttctattattctaatttattttttatttttactttttaatttctatttaattttaaaatatatttctcTTTTTCACATTATTTATCGTTTATTTCTCTATCTTTACTTCTTGTAATTGCAAgtatttttatatttcttatttattttattttcttcatttagtgtaactgtgttattattctagtttttgaaactacacctcctaatattagaaataatgaGTAATTAACAAACTTCGCATATAATGAGTGACGTCATTAAAATGGAATTTCGTTTTTGAATGAGGTTATAAACTTATTATGTTTTccatttcttttgaattatatttacttaagttatatTGGAACTTATTTGGTattatgttggaatttgacatatgttaaataattttattttatttttggattttgaaattatgtcatatttaTGGCTccaatttacttgctttagtAGTATTggcttgttatttcacattgcatgttatTCATGTTTTAGTTAATTAGAATTGATAGATTAGTTATAACTTATATGATTACCAATTAAcgtattttcaagaaaaaaattatatatatatatcttaaatACCAAATCTAACACcatttatacttataagaaagATCATTTATAGACATATATTTATCATATTAACTTTTAAGTTTTGATAATTACTTTGTTTAAAATGTAAtttaactgtgtaattacacttgtgcaaccataCAATACGcatgtaattacactgtaattacgttGTGACAAATAAACAGATCGTCGTAATTActatactgtgtaattactaggctgtgtaattactaccctagtaattacaccaattccaattaccaggtggctttccaaacagacctTTAAAATGTGTCATTTTGACCTATCTTcaccatggaataaaggaatAGAACTAGAGGAGTAATTAAGATGTTATCAATGTGCTTAATTGTGCATTAGTAGAAGAATACAagttaagtaggcgtttggacatgcgatttcatctcatgagatgaaattagcgtttggacatgcgatttcatctcatgatttcatatcatgagatgaaatcccaaatcatcaaaaaaggcatgatttgggattccaaaatccaaatcatgatttcaaaattttaaaatgtaaatattgacccataagtttatattttgtaaaaaaaacataagttggtagatatatttaccaaccatttatatCAGATATTAAAAGATCAACAAGttggtagtatatttataacaaatttactcttaccaaccgtgtgggaggattatattaaatagtagCTACGCTGcaactcatgttcaattttacattttattgaactaaagtttgatcaattgatattGTATTCTTTAGAAATTCCTTCtattagcgtattaattttgttatgaactataacttgctcatttggtaagaatgtataagaattgggaaagttttgaaggttttcacaacttgtgggaatttttatgtctataagaaaaaacacaacttaagaaattcaaattgcatatCCAAACGTGATTTCATAttataatttgaaatcatgagatgaaattatgTCCAAACAGCTCCAAGTCTACAAAATTAGACGAATGAGTAATATATAGTAGCACTTCTTTAATAATTATAAGGCAcaaatattttctaattttatgGCTAGTCCAATCAGGCATGCGTACGGATAACATGTTCTGGTCAAGTGTACATTGGTCAACGAATTTAAATAATTTCCTATGAGAATAATCGATAAGctcttaattttaaattttaattttaaatccttccaaagtttaaattttgtgcaCTGAGACCGTATAATGTTTTACATTATCGGATAAAATTGATTTATAATAATAGATAACTCTTTATATCAATATAACAGTTAAATTGTACGAAtattgttaaaattatttacGCTGACAGTGCATATAATTTAAATCATAAGCATAAATATCAAACCTCTACGTATAGACCCATTTCAAGATAACCTATGCAAAATATTGATTAGTGCATACATCAATACACATAGGAGACAAGTGTAATCGTAGAATTACATGCAATTTTGActttgtgtgtatgtatgtactCACAAGTCTTTGTCTAGTTTTCATTCAGACTTGAGCTGGTCGCATGAcatcattttattattttataaaaggcTTTATATACATCATTatagtaataaataataataataataataataataataataataataataataataatgagaagACCTTGAAGAAAAAACAGATCAATACCGATTTctgtataatatatatttctttataGACGATATGAACCTCGTTCCAGAGGTGGATGGAAGTTCCTATACGAAACATTAAAATATATGTGAAAACATTAAAATTTCAATCACTATCAAAATTcagaaatcatgattttaaatgtACAATTAGTTTCTGTGCTAACAACTTGAAAGTTCAACCAATCACATTTAAATCTTAAATTggtcttttccttttgttaatCAATGCGTTAACTAGGCACTAGtaaatgaaattttgtatgctTTATTTGATTCAGGACCTCTTGTTGTTGCGTCTCTCTCCGATTCGGTTCGTAATACGATGTACTGcacttaaaatataaatttacaaTTTGTCGCAGCCCAACACTGACCAAATCAAGAGCCCCGCACTtttctaacaaaaaaaaaaaactttagaaccaaactaacccattaaaagaaaaaaaaaaagaaataaagctACTAAACCAGTAACTTTTTAAGTTTTGGTCCTTTCATATATGTTACGTGCGTGaaagatgtattttattttattttctttttttaagctatcaaaaatcacgttttttttcatactttgggcaaagattagttatgtttcaaaatcccgaaatatcaatattttatatagaacttaatatatttttttgcatacaataatgtcggctcattacatcaagtatacctaaacgtttggatcgtcgttttaggggttgtagagtgccccgaagtaagttttgtttgcttggaaactgtcatctttggaaatcaaactcaaaattaagcttttttcagtattttgaccgaagattagtcacgttttaaaacaccggaatataaatattttatatagaacttcatATTTTTCTTAGCGTAAAATAATGttggctcattacatcaagtatacatatatgtttggatcgtcgttttagggatTGTAAAGTCcctcgaagtaagtttggaaacttgttatctttaagtttggacttgttatctttaagttttttttcaaactttgaccgaagattagtcacgtttcaaaacgttggaatataaatattttatatagaacttaatattttttttagcgtacaataatatCAGCTCATtatatcaagtatacatatgcTTCTTCACTcacgtaaataaaaaataaggaccGGAACCGGAGCATAGGTggaaaactagttgtaaattgttgaaactttaaatggtcataactttgcgctcggatgtccgatttacgcgattttttttttttgattcagGGTATTTTTTTGAGATCTACGCGGACAAATGGCCGCAAGGGGGTTTGGCTGAGCCGATTTTCCAAAAAACGCccgttatcccattcaatttgttttttcccccaaatttgtgcaaaaatttcattcttctctAGTAAAAATCTAATGATAAAAAATCTATTTCGAGATGCTAATCCCGtggtaatgatgttttgaatgtcaatttcgaggttcgaaattcaatttatgaaaacgagttagatagcattagtgaacaatataaaaaataaaaagtgtctactTTGTAACATTCACCAATTTGGCTTGGTGATTTAGCCTCTCTTTTTTACTCACTTCTTTTTTATGCCAACAACATGGGATCAAACCTTGGTAGGAGCATTGAATGAGATATATTATACCTTGgttgaacctctcgtattggatgaattattttttaatatactatttttaattcaaaacacttaaatcaaaatcctataaaatatgacacttagatctaaagatgaaaagtttccaagcaaacaaaacttacttcggggcactcacaacccctaaaacgacgatccaaacgtttaggtatacttgatgtaatgagccgacgttattgtacgtaaaaaaatatattaagttctatataaaatattaatatttcggggttttgaaacataactaatctttgcccaaagtatgaaaaaaaaatgtgatttttgatagcttaaaaaaagaaaaaataaaataaaatacccctttcacgcacagaatctgtgcgtgaaaggaccaaacttaAAAAGTTACAGTTTGGTCCTTTTACGCACAGATTACGTGCGTGCCtagtttgttctttttttttttttttttttaatgggttagtttggttccaaagtttttttttttttttgggttagaaAAGTGCGGGGCTCCCAAATCAAACATCAAACTATGTAAATGCCCTTTGTTGTAATACCAagaaaagttcttttttttttaggaaaaatatttttctaaaacaCATAAATCTACTACATAGCCCTGAATTTGCAAGCTATGACTTGCTATATCAAACACATAACACATTATTACAAAGCCTAAAGCTCTCATTGAAAATGGCAAGTACAAGGCCAATTTCTACATTAGTTATTATTCTTGTAATGTTTTCAGTAGCAATAACATTGATGGGAATTTCTTAAGGGCAAACAAGTCCTCCAACAATTTCTCCTGTTCTTCCTCCAATATCTGGTGGTGGAGAAAATAGTCCAGCTCCCTCTGCTGCTGTTGTTgacttttctccaaatttcttggTGACCATGATCGTCCCGTTGCTCGtttcattttctctcttttttttcctacTAGATATTCATAGATCTGTATAATTTCTCATTTGTTCATGGTGATTGTGAGGTTAGAGGGAGATGAATGATGATGCTTCTTTGGCACGTCATGTTTAGTTATATTTGTTCTATTTCTTTGATGATTGTTCTGTTTTGGAATAAACTTGAATCAATTTGTGTGTTACACATAAaagatatatcaatatatatgtCATGCTCTTTAGTTGTGAACTTAGTGATGGTCCATCTTACTAATCAGCATGAAGCTGATCTTTGCAAGTTCTTGAGATGATGAGGACTCATAGCCTTGGTTGAAACTTACCAATTGCTTGTATGGTCCTTAAGAACTCAACTCTATACTTGTTTGGAAGGTTTTTCTTTAAGAATGGTTAatataaagaagaaaatgaatctACCAATCCAAGGGTGTGACCTACTGGTTAATGAAATGGAGGGAGAACCTTGAGCTTTACTTTGTCTTAGTGGGAGGTAATAGATGTTTGGTGAAATTACCAAAGTGTCTTGACAAACCGATTCAAGACATATTTTTGATATTTGAGCAAGAGCCCTTCCACACGAATTTTCGGACACTATATATGACCTACTTTTCTCTGTTCGACCATTTGTTGTGTAGTTTTAACAAACCAACATGAATGCTAATTACATCACCATCAGCACTACCGAATGAAAACATGTTACACTTTAatttacaacaacaatttaCTCTTTATAGCAAttttgatatgataatctgattaagaatttaacttatatacagtTTACGTGTGAAAAGTTCTTACATTTACAAAAATTCTGACTGACCAATTCAGCCAAATTTCCCTAAAGTGTCtatcatatattactctatTACTGTACAATGTTTAAACTAACCAGTTTACGATGAAATCCTAGGGGACAACGAAATCGATCCTTAAAAACATATTGATgtgtttaaaagaaaagaaacaatatatttattagaaaataatattttttattcaatTAAGTAACAATAGGAGCAATTTTTTACCAAACTATTAATGGCGGGAACATTTTTTTGACCAAACTATTGACGgaatatatttttattcaatttcgCATAAGTTTAAaagcatttttgacccttttccgttatatttttatactccctctgtctcaaataTTTGTCGCTTTTTTGTTTACAagccccttaagaaatattactTAGGACGCTTAATTGACAACTTTGCCCTTatttatatctaaattataatgtgtctccattaaatgtttactccctccgttcattttACTTATCCATTTTGGACTTTTCAcactgtttaagaaataataaatgaagtgcataatttaccaatatacccatattaattagtgcatatttttattggatttctaaaataatttgaagtgagtaattaatactatggatAAAAcgggaaaaaataaattgtcttatcttgatatgctaaaagtgacaagtaaaaatgaacatctatttttggaatactggacaagtaaaagtgaacggagggagtactttatttatgtgtatctctattaatgacaaaattctactaaatataaaatgaaaaaaaaattaattgtgtCTTGAACtcctaaaacaaaaaataatttgagataactatttttaataatcaagacaaataatttgagatggagggagtaataatatGCAAGTAGTTACAGGCCGACACTTATTATAAACTGGCCGTAGTAATTATGAGCGTAATAATATTTagaattcataatttgtttATTAATTAtgcattttaatttcttttaatatGACTGATACACAACCAAACACTCTaccatttccatactccacttGTGGAAATATAGGGGTacgttgtcgttgttgttgttggtttagACGCCTAAAAGTCATGAACACAATAACCCGATACAGATAAATCaataacattttttaaaatcaatttttgcgCTACCCTAAGCATAATATTtaagaattcataatttgtttACTAATTATGCCATTTGACAccatttttaaatacaaaaaaaattgtacacACCACACACCATTAGATCTTTTAgtcgaggtgtgttttgataaatagttcgTGATAGTTAAAGGTAAAAAACGCAAACACCTGATAGATACTTGAAGTGTGTTTTTAACCATTATATCTTAACTAAAAACCTAAAAATCTGAAACCCGGACCGATagcctaattaattatttttataaaaaataacccGATACGGATAAATCAATAACaatctttttttcaatttttgcaCAACCATAGTCTGCGTAACAATAATATTATTCAGAACAAGATGCTTATAAATTAATTTGCCTAACTTATAAATTTACACAATACtctctaaataaatttattGTGGATTAAAATGTTTGAATAATTTGGGGTAATGAAAGGACAGATTTGTCCTTGGGAAATAGAGTTCACGTTTGTGAGTCACGACTCCACTAAGGATGTGGATTTTATTCGTTTGTCTGGAAGAAAGATAGATTCAAcctttttgtctttcttttagATTTGCTTGTTTGGATattaaaacattttcttttgaaaagagACAACTAGGGGTGGGCAATGCGCATAGTTTGGGCCAAGCCgaaatccaaatcaaaattcgaattttttgaatatttggtTTAGAtttttggattatggattggactatggattttatttttaaattttttggattTCGGATAGGATATTGGACTTAGTACTTTAGATTTTCGGATATCCGAAAATCCAaaatttttatactttatatttaGCCCTACCAATATTAtagggaaaatttcataaatgactactatttggggttttttttttccgcataGCTACAGTTTAGCTATTTACTTTTCGTGGCAAACATATAGCTAAACTAAGCGCTTGTTTCATGTTGTATTCGTTATTAAGTGtcactgtattcatgaatacagttaTTAAATTTTGCTAAAATCGTGGGATGAAATCTCCTAAACAAGGCAAACTAAGTAAAATCTTCCTAGAATCACTCTCAATGACACGAGCTCCAAA
This genomic interval from Lycium ferocissimum isolate CSIRO_LF1 unplaced genomic scaffold, AGI_CSIRO_Lferr_CH_V1 ctg51, whole genome shotgun sequence contains the following:
- the LOC132044686 gene encoding uncharacterized protein LOC132044686 → MTTVSALPYYLDCPKNVNKLKDYAGRALKLYNDSNGTSYEVDEILKVNGGGCRAFIFYITFSVKNGMDNIFQAKVSEDIGYHLEFPIVRPKHKVVGKSCCQNR